In a single window of the Tellurirhabdus bombi genome:
- a CDS encoding ABC transporter ATP-binding protein: MSILRVENLTKSYQSGGRNLTVLNTVNFDINAGDTFSIVGPSGSGKTTLLGLCAGLDRASSGSVYLNDIKLDDLTEDQRAAVRNQHVGFIFQNFQLLPTLTALENVMVPLELRGEKGASRTANELLERVGLGQRGHHYPNQLSGGEQQRVSLARAFANRPKILFADEPTGNLDTDTSATVVDLLFELNREAGTTLVLVTHDLELAARTQRIIRIKGGTVVSDTTNDRSKLEV, translated from the coding sequence ATGAGCATTCTGCGCGTCGAGAACTTAACCAAATCTTACCAGAGTGGCGGTCGCAACCTAACCGTACTAAACACGGTCAATTTTGACATTAATGCTGGTGACACGTTTTCCATTGTCGGGCCGTCTGGAAGCGGAAAAACAACGCTGCTGGGCTTATGTGCTGGCCTGGACCGCGCCTCTTCGGGGAGTGTTTATCTGAACGATATAAAACTGGATGACCTGACTGAAGACCAACGGGCGGCGGTGCGAAACCAGCATGTTGGCTTTATTTTCCAGAATTTTCAGCTCCTGCCAACGCTTACTGCGCTGGAAAATGTGATGGTGCCGCTCGAACTACGCGGCGAAAAGGGCGCCAGCCGCACGGCAAACGAATTGCTCGAACGCGTTGGGCTGGGCCAGCGAGGGCATCATTACCCCAACCAGCTTTCGGGAGGCGAGCAACAACGCGTTTCTCTGGCGCGTGCCTTTGCCAACCGCCCTAAAATTCTGTTTGCCGACGAACCAACGGGGAACCTCGATACCGACACCAGTGCTACGGTGGTCGATTTACTGTTTGAGTTAAACCGGGAAGCTGGCACAACGCTCGTTCTGGTCACGCACGACCTCGAATTAGCCGCCCGCACGCAGCGAATCATCCGCATCAAAGGCGGAACCGTTGTTTCGGATACCACCAATGACCGCTCCAAACTAGAAGTGTAA
- a CDS encoding ABC transporter permease, producing the protein MDRSIPKIETPTASLFNGWLWKMAWRDSRRSRQRLFLFMSSIVLGIAALVAINSFSDNLAKSIDEQAQELLGADLVLTTNKTPSKKNAEFLQSIAPERSTEVAFPSMVYFPKSGNVRLAQVKAVEGNFPYYGSWDTEPTAAAATFRKASKANQRLALVDDALLLQFGAQPGDSVKVGELTFLVAGRVLKTPGQTAVTSTVAPTVFIPGGLLKETGLIQLGSRAQYRSYYQFKKGTDVDALVEKLEPQLDKAGINSDTVSERKRQTGRAFEDLAKFLNLVAFVALLLGCVGVASSVHLYVKEKLASVAVLRCLGASGRQAFLIYLIQTALMGLLGAIAGTLLGTVLQFALPELFGSFLPVEVSVSLSWQAIAQGIITGVVISILFALLPLLVVRKISPLRTLRSSFDDDVDSRDPLRWLVYGLILLFITGFAYWQTRDWKLALGFTAGLGATFAILTAAGFLMMWLVREFFPVSWSYIWRQSLANLYRPHNQTLTLVTSIGLGTFLIATLYLTQNLLLSRVQFSSSENQPNMVLFDIQNEQKEGVKKLVAQHQLPILQEVPIVTMRLAQINGRTTEAIQQDTTAKIPDWALTREYRVTYRDKLAESEKLVAGKAPFQANGAIHISLEDSYLKRMKLKLGDTLTFNVQGALIPTIVGGTREIDWNRVQTNFLVVFPSGVLEQAPQFHVLMTRVDSTQQSATFQRSLVQQYPNVSAIDLNLILKTLDEILSKISFVIQFMALFSIITGLLVLGSSVVISKYQRIQESVLLRTIGANRRQILLITLIEYLFLGFLAAFSGIGLSLFGTWALAYFVFEMPFSPDLVPLLVVSLTVVLLTVVIGLLNSREVLVRPPLEVLRTEV; encoded by the coding sequence ATGGATCGTTCCATTCCTAAAATAGAAACGCCCACGGCTTCGCTTTTTAATGGCTGGCTGTGGAAAATGGCCTGGCGCGACAGCCGCCGCAGTCGGCAACGGCTGTTTTTGTTCATGTCGTCCATCGTCTTGGGCATTGCCGCGCTGGTGGCTATCAATTCGTTCAGCGACAACCTGGCCAAAAGCATCGATGAGCAGGCGCAGGAATTGCTCGGCGCCGATTTGGTTTTAACGACCAATAAAACACCGAGTAAGAAAAACGCTGAATTTTTACAGTCCATCGCGCCCGAACGCTCCACGGAGGTTGCCTTTCCGTCGATGGTTTACTTCCCGAAATCGGGGAATGTGCGTCTGGCGCAGGTTAAAGCCGTTGAAGGTAATTTTCCGTATTACGGAAGCTGGGACACGGAGCCTACCGCCGCCGCCGCAACCTTTCGAAAAGCCAGCAAAGCCAATCAACGGCTGGCGCTGGTCGATGATGCCCTCCTGCTACAATTTGGAGCCCAGCCCGGTGATTCAGTCAAAGTGGGTGAGCTTACGTTTCTCGTTGCGGGTCGGGTGCTGAAAACGCCGGGCCAGACGGCGGTAACAAGCACGGTAGCCCCCACGGTTTTTATTCCCGGGGGACTATTGAAAGAGACTGGACTTATTCAGCTGGGAAGCCGGGCGCAGTATCGCTCTTATTACCAATTTAAAAAAGGAACCGACGTTGATGCGCTGGTCGAGAAGCTGGAACCGCAATTAGACAAAGCAGGCATTAACTCCGACACCGTTTCTGAGCGAAAACGCCAGACGGGCCGTGCCTTCGAAGACTTAGCCAAGTTCCTGAATTTGGTCGCTTTTGTGGCCTTGCTGCTGGGCTGCGTGGGTGTTGCCAGCTCGGTTCATCTTTACGTTAAAGAAAAACTGGCCTCGGTAGCTGTTTTGCGCTGTTTGGGCGCAAGCGGGCGTCAGGCCTTTCTAATTTACCTGATTCAGACAGCGCTGATGGGATTGCTGGGTGCTATTGCGGGTACGCTTCTGGGCACCGTCCTTCAGTTTGCTCTTCCCGAATTATTTGGCAGCTTTTTGCCAGTAGAAGTAAGCGTTTCGCTTTCCTGGCAAGCCATCGCGCAGGGCATTATCACTGGTGTCGTTATCTCGATTCTTTTTGCGCTGCTTCCTCTTTTAGTCGTTCGGAAAATATCGCCGCTCCGTACGTTACGCAGTTCTTTTGATGACGATGTTGACAGCCGCGATCCGCTTCGCTGGCTTGTTTACGGCTTGATTTTGCTTTTCATTACGGGATTTGCGTATTGGCAAACCCGCGACTGGAAATTGGCATTGGGCTTTACGGCGGGTCTAGGCGCGACCTTCGCGATCCTGACGGCGGCGGGCTTTCTGATGATGTGGCTGGTGCGCGAATTCTTCCCGGTTTCGTGGAGTTACATCTGGCGGCAAAGTTTAGCCAATTTATACCGGCCACATAACCAGACGCTCACCTTGGTGACCTCTATTGGACTGGGTACATTTCTGATTGCTACGTTGTATCTAACCCAGAACCTGCTCCTGAGCCGCGTCCAGTTCTCCTCCAGCGAAAACCAGCCAAATATGGTTTTATTCGATATTCAGAATGAGCAGAAGGAAGGCGTTAAAAAGTTAGTGGCGCAACATCAATTACCGATTTTACAGGAAGTGCCAATTGTAACCATGCGGCTGGCGCAAATCAATGGACGGACCACCGAAGCGATTCAGCAGGATACAACCGCCAAGATACCGGATTGGGCGTTGACGCGGGAATACCGCGTTACGTACCGCGATAAGCTGGCGGAATCCGAAAAATTAGTGGCGGGAAAAGCTCCTTTTCAGGCCAACGGAGCCATTCACATTTCGTTGGAAGATTCCTATCTGAAACGCATGAAACTAAAGTTGGGTGATACACTCACGTTCAATGTGCAGGGCGCGCTGATTCCTACCATTGTGGGGGGCACCCGCGAAATTGACTGGAACCGGGTCCAAACTAACTTTCTGGTTGTTTTTCCGAGCGGTGTTCTCGAACAAGCCCCCCAATTTCACGTGTTGATGACACGCGTCGATTCCACGCAGCAATCGGCTACTTTCCAGCGTAGTCTGGTTCAGCAATACCCCAATGTGTCGGCCATCGACCTAAATCTAATTTTGAAAACGCTGGATGAAATTCTGAGTAAGATTTCCTTCGTGATTCAATTTATGGCCTTATTTAGCATTATTACGGGCTTGCTGGTGCTGGGTAGCTCCGTTGTAATTAGTAAATACCAACGCATTCAGGAAAGTGTTTTGCTGCGGACCATTGGCGCTAACCGAAGACAAATCCTGCTCATTACACTGATTGAATACCTCTTTCTGGGTTTTCTGGCGGCGTTTTCTGGCATTGGCTTATCCCTTTTCGGAACGTGGGCGCTGGCTTATTTTGTCTTTGAAATGCCTTTCTCACCGGATCTCGTACCGCTGCTTGTTGTCTCGCTGACCGTTGTTCTACTGACGGTTGTCATTGGCTTGCTAAACAGTCGGGAGGTGTTGGTTCGTCCGCCGCTGGAAGTGCTGCGCACAGAAGTTTAG